attagcttaggaagcgggcaaggtatgtaaggcttaccctttctttcttttggcatgatccttatgaaacgagcagatgacgtatatgtatgatttcaaagaaatttctattcttagagccactaggatggctaatattcttgacttccataagctatttcatatggttttgatgcgtatctatgatgtccgaagatctatttgatttgtttccgaatggcattcgagagataattgatatgactaatgtcttgattttcaaatgatagcacgtttgattattccattgagtctttgatatactttgatacgtacatatggttccaaaagctctatttgatttgatccataacgatatttgaaaggtacctaacatgattgttgctttgattttccaaaaatggcttctgaaacgttcgtagaaggttctgtactaaaacgtccataactttttcatactaactcggattgacttgaaacgtgcttatgaccctcaagtgtcgatttttgtacgtatccatcgagtcttaaaatttgttttatatgcatatggtttctcactagtctgctcgtgcatgcctcaatgtatctttcaccgagtcccgggccgggtatgttatcgtgcgcactccactgcattgttcatcgagtccctcattagagggccgggtacggtatatgtatatgatgatatgatgagatgatgatgtgttatggcggccaggagggcatatgatgatttgattcaccgagtccctcactagaggaccgggtacggtatgtatatgatatatgatgttcacatgcatgattttatccactgagtccctgaatgggccgggtacgatatgatttcattcaccgagtccctcactagagggccgggtacggtatatatatatgtatatgcatatgcatgtatgatgatatgaaagtatgatgacatgattttatccaccgagtcccataacgggccgggtacgctatgtgataatgatatgcatgatcaatgctttaaaggcaagagttttggtattctggacattgtatatgtttctgcaccccttatatcagttatgattcttttactgtgattcttgccttacatgctcagtacatattccgtactgaccccctttcttcgggggctgcgtttcatgccgcgcaggtacacccagatgaatagaagccattatagaggatgttccagcgaagttggcaagctccatttgcccctggagtgttgccgggtcagagtattatgctatgatgtcttgttcgaggTTAgacactttgcagacagagtcgtgggtataggatgtcagttttgtaagcggctccgtcagccgatgtgtcattttgtgttttgttataaattatgattacggattttgtttgatttgagcacgatgaaaagaaagtctctgaaagtcttactatgtatttcattttatttgatataagagtccaaagagatcatgtgtgtaatgagagtcagagggttcgctcggccctacgtaagggtcgggtgcccatcacaccctagcaagattagggtgtgacaaagacagcatgcattatttctcttATGAatgtcagtcagatccagatgtttcatattgatgttctcattatactattattgtctttcttcattgtttatgcctctcatactcagtacaatattcgtactgacgtccgttttctttggacgctgtgttcatgcccacaggtagacagggaggtgagctcgatccagattcttagtagttgtcagctgattgagagcactccatcgttaGGAGGTGCTTATGATCATTCTTTTGGTACACATGTGTATTTTAGGCACGAcggagtcctgtcccgtctaGATGCacaatatgtcagtagaggctcgtaaatgcgcagtgtgggtagtatggtctcatatTTCTCAGGACTATGCATAttgtattttgatggccgagaggcacatgtatataaaagtatttatgttttcatatgaaatatgattatTTTCTCATGCTTTGATTATATAAGTAATAAGagagcattaaatgagcaagatgagtgatagcacgagcggtgctcggtggctagccccgggtacccgtcacggcccctagctgggtcgtgacatttactccttccaaaagaaccaaatagcagtgatgatgagagttcaaatcatagcagttttttgagcgataccagtgatttcaaactagatgagctaaatccccaccttcttatagagcgtaatgatgatttctgcagtgtgaaatattcagatccgcgggaatattattgcggtttacgccgagaatggtcacatcggcttgccgaatcagaacattttgttcgtgacttggaaaattagaacgctccaatcccaacaaggtactctttaaccatgcctcaagtaggtccagaaacgtgtgagcttgccgtgcaaaggattagaaaagaaaacaacagaatgctggtaagacgatgtagattttacatgctaaagttggccgaagaacaagcatcatcaaccggtagagaactaactgctactgaaaaaagatgtgtcttaagaaaccgccaatatttttctgaggacgatattgaggacttgtactctgatgatgattaagaatgttgtgattttagttttaagtttaatttatgattatgctgttattttgaagaatattagtatgttaagtattttcatctactcaaggttatgaatgatgcaatttaattaagtttattttttttgtatgaatgctgccattttgactaacttttgattaattattaatgaacaagtttaagtattcgtaaagaacttcaagctaatgtcaccgagccttcaaacgaaaatggcgttcgagcacttttcaaccactaaaacggccatccgaacttttgtgtatccttgatgtattgatcctaccttattaatcgcacaaaaataagtagggctctatataaaatattaaagtttcggggtcccgaagcatgattaatctatggtcaaagtacgttaaaaagtgtaatggaagaagggttaaccaaaagggccgaaaaaaaaatgggagggacactatagcgcagtaatttattgcgctatagtagttaacggagccgtccccgttaactgctttagcgcagtaaatcactgcgctaaaggcattttggtaacattttttttgttggggtttttggttcaaaatattttttttggggcattttggttccggagcCGTTCACCTACTGCTTCtaatgtttgtgatattgtggctGGACCAGAACAACATGCTCCTAAgcagttgttttgtaatataaaTATGTGTCtgcattatcaaaaaaaaaaaaaggaaataaagaatTTGAAAAGTGAAACAATAATTTTTTGTTGCCaatttgatttctttttttttcaattgaaatTGATGTTCAAATACAGACAAGCATGGTAAGCACCCTCCGCCAAAGATTGTGAGTTCGAGTCGGGAGCTTCCTGGGGAAGGGGTTACAAAAGAatctaaaaataaaaagaaaatgttCTTGGAGGGGTTTAAAAAAAAGACCTAAAAGGAAAAAGTCCAAATACAATTTCTAACTTCCAAATTCCTTTTTTATGAAAACTTCACTCACATATTGTCCAACTTGCCTACTAATAATAGTTATATTGAGTTAAACAACATAAAAGTATTTTGTTTGATGGATCCGGATGTTGCTGTTGAGAGTGTTATTGTGAGGAGAAATGTGGAAGTTGGGAGTAAGAGTGGGGGATGGGGGAGGCATTGGGAATAGGGTAGGAAAATACACATACCTACACCAATTGGGTAAAGCTCCACCTCAAGCTATTGATGCTCACCATATTGTTGTTCAAAGGGTTTCAATTTATGCCTCTTTACTCTTCTCCTTTTTGCTTATCCATACTTTCTCTTATTCCACCAGGTAAACTATATTTATTCTTAGCTATATTATAGTTTTTCTAaggttcattttcatttcattacgAAATACTTCTTCTTTGGCGTCAAATTAGACTTCTTTAGGCCTATAAAAGAAAATCCCTATATTTAACACTTAGTTCTACAGTGACCTAATGGAGAGTAAGTCTTAGTTCACCTAGTAGTACCAATTTATTTTAGGGAAAATTAGGCTctatgtctatttttgaaaataatattacttttgagtttgttacccgaTTTAGCCCATAAACACCTTTTTACACTATTATACAAGGTTGACACATTATGTAAAATTAAATCTTTCCCCccaggtataatgttgtataatagaCTACGTGTCGTAATAATTTTCAAaagctgtatatttttgaaaatttccctttattttatGGGTATCTTCTGTAAAGTGCATTTTTTTCCTTTCCAATTTATTGTCTCTCTTGCTAGTTCTCAAGAATTTATAATCTGGCTTGCAAATTGCTATTAGGAGTTTTTTCCTCTGTAATTAGAAGGAAAGAGAAAGGAAGAGGGTATAAGGATAATAAGTTTTTCCAACCTCAGTAGCTTTAGCAATGACAATAGTGTGTAGTTTGTGGGCTTTAAAAGGCCGTTAAATAACCATACAAACATGTATTTGTGCTCAAAACTTTAATTTGTAGTAAGAACATTGTGTTTAATTTGATGAAGCTCAGTCTTTCATTGCAGGGAAAGCTAGATACTCTTCATATTTGGAGCTTAGTTATCATGGCGTTGCTCATTAGGTTATTTCTACAGACGCCAGTTAAGAAAGGTGAGGACGTTTAAACTTATGTGAATTTACTTAATGTACCGCTTGCTTATAAGGTGCATTTTCCAGATTTAATCACATCCATTGTTTGTTGAGCTAAATCTGAGACCAAACCACATTAACTATTCTATGTACTTCTCTCTCAGTAACTTAAGTTAGTACGTTGGATATAGAACCATAGACTTTAGAATTGTTTGTCCATAGGAATTGAAGTATTATCTAGTATAGAAGGTAAAAGTTTTTGACAAAGTTATCAATATAGTAATGGGTATAATTTAATCTTTAATCAGGTTCAAACCCAACAAATGCAGTGCACAAAATTGATGTTGTATGGTATCACAGAAATGCCTAAATTTGCTGTATTTTTTGAAGTAAAAATGTTCTAATTTCTTGCAAACCATTGATCAAAGTTCAATAATCAATGTCTGACAATATGGGAATCATATGTCTGATAATCTGGGAATCATACTTCCCCTCTACTAGGATTTCGGATCTTAATTTCCAAAGCCACCAAAAGGAGTGGGGAAAATATAAATATATGTGAGTGTGAGTATGAGTGTGTTTGTGCACGAAATTGTTGCTTGTTTCCAGCTTCCAATATGTCTGCTTGAATACAGAAAATCTATACTAAAAGGAAATTTTACTGGGAACCAAGATGATAGGAGATTCGTTTGTGGTTCATGTGCAATTAATGAATTAACTACGTCTCGGTCACAATTTAGTTGGCTTATGAATCATTTTGCTCTATTTTTGACAATTTTATTCAAATCTGGTAAAGATAATTTTCTTCTAAGGCAGATTACAGGTTCTCTTGAAACTATAGGTTTTTCAAATCACCCTTACCCCTGCCAGGACATAATGTAAGTGCAATAAGAGCAACTATACCTTAATCCTTACTTGTTGTAATTGCGTATGTAGATCCGTTACTGTAATTGTGTTCTTGTTTGTTAAGTTTGAACTAGTCCTAGGATTGTAGTTTTTTTTTGTGACAGCTTCTCTCCATGTAGATTTAGGTCTACCTTGTCCTTCTTAGCATCTTCAAGCAACATAGTGTTGCACCTATGGACAAGTGCATTTGGGGTTGGCGCAGACATGCCTAAACTATCTCAAACAATATTCTGTTTTGTTTTCTATATGTGCATTTGCGTTCTGTATCTAATGTGATCATTACTCAATCGTATATGGCCCCACATTTATCTAGAACCTTATTTCTACCGTGCTCTTCTCGTGGATATGTTTCCCAATGTATCACATTGCTGGTCTCACAATTGTCCTATAAAACTTGCTTTCTACTCTGTTAGGAATATTCGTCTCACAGTATAGTTCATGTATCTCGGCTTCTTAACTCCAATACTCTATTGGAGTATTAAATTAAGGACTGTCTCTTAAGATAATGCTCACATATTTTGTGGATACTTTATTGATTTTAGCTTCTTTCATCAGACATATATTTTATTCCGCATTTTGTGTTTGCTTATGACAGAGTCTGTTCTAATTCTGCCAGCATTTGGAGTTCAACTTGAGACTCAGTATGGAAGGTACTTACTGCTCCTGTTATAGAGGTGAATGCTTTGCTATTTGCTTAAAGTTAATTGTCAAACAATAATTTTCAACACCGTTAAAAGATGCTTTTAACTGAAAACTTGTCAGATATTCTGCATGGATCTATCAGTTTGTTTCTGCTTCCTTAAAGATTGTTGTGCATACAGCCACTTGTTTATTTATCTCTTTCCTGAGATCGGCGGCTACCGTTACGTAAACAAGCAGAAGTATTTAGTATAGAGATGACAGATAAAGTTCTTTTTGGATACAAGTGAAAGTGATTAATTTCTTAGAACCGCTTAAATACATTTTGATGATACCTTGTCCATTTTAAATTTGTATCTGATCTGAGAAACTTCTAAATAGAATTCTAATCAGCCCTTTGTATACAGTGGGAAAACAGTTCGCCAGTTTGTCCATATTAGCAGGATTTTGAAACCAGTGCTGACAGAATGTGTCACACCAGTTACCTGTTATTGGAGTCTATCTTTGATTATTCGAGGGGAGGAAGAACTTATGCTAGTTTTCAAGGTGAAATTTATATCCCTGATATATTTCTCTGGCAAATCCTTAGCAATGTATTCTTGTATCTTGGTAGTAAAAATAGTTGCCCTTCAAAATGAGATATCCAGTCTCTAGGTTCGAAACTTGTTTACTTTTTTGTTGGAATTTACGATAGAGCAGATTGAGGGGAGGATTTCTAATCAACACAAAGGACTTAGTAGAGAAGATTACTCCGGTTTATTTTCTCTTGCTTACACAATTTGCTGTATTCAAATATAATTTCCAGGAATTGCGTCCACCAATGAAAATGTTAGCGCCCATCTGGAAGGCTTTATGTGCTGCCATCGAATGTGGAGAATGCACGGAGGCTATTACATAGATTGTACAAGTATAACCTCAGCTGATTCAATTTCTAGTTCAGCATTTGTATTCTCTACATTTAAAGTTGTAAATGGCATGATATAGTCCCCTATATTGTCATCACACATGCTTCCTGCAAAAGGCTAATCATATGAGCTGCTTATTGCATTGAAACCACTTTTCATACAGGATACTTTCTTCCAGAAGTTTTAGTTGTCCTTTTCAATTACCTTGTAAATAAACCGGGTGCAGATGCCAAATCTCTAGTTCCAGTTCTTTTTCAGATCTAACATGAGTGTGATTTTAAGAGAAGATATTACTGTATTAGTTTCATCAATTGTAATCAGTATGTTGTCAACCTTAAACAATAGCACAATAGGAATTCACAATCAATTTAGTATACATAGTTGCCAACAGTAGTGCAGAGTACAGTTCTGCAAAGGTAATTTCTGTTGACTGAGATGATCAAATTATTGCATCTTTCAGCAGCTTCAACAATCGTTTGAAGTACAGTTCTGATATGAGGTAATTTATATTAACCATCCCCAGGGCTTTGATCCAGTGATAAGAATATTGAGCTTGATGTGTGACGTAGACACATGTAACGAGTTTGAACCCTGTGGAGAAAAAAACTCTAATATTTACGTGGAAAAGCATAGACAAACAGATCTATCATACACCCGACATTGAACCGGCCTAACTGGTCCCAGAGATTTCTCGGTTAAACAACCAATTTGTGTTAAACCAATAGATTATTAATTCTTCCTACTTTTCGGTAGCTTGAATTGCAGGAGGCAGCTATCACGTAATGAAAGGTGTAAGGAGTCCTAAAATGATATGACCCAGAGTAATGTAGAATAAAGAGCAATTGGGGAAAGTTGTACGTGAGGCTTGCGCATTAGTACATTTCCTGTTGCTGTTAAGTTAGTTACATATTTACGTTTATTATGTTTTGACCTGAGCATTTACTTTATTTTTGTGTTTTGCAAGTTAGTCCCTCTTCAGCTAAGAAGAGGGTTAGATGTAGCTCATTGAGCAAGAAACCAGACTATCTATGAAATTAATACCAATTTAGTTTCCTTCTTAGCTTAATTTACCTTTTCTTGTTTTTCAATTCTCGAATTACATCAGTGGTATCAGAGTAATTTCCTGCTCTGTGGGAATTGCAGTGGCGGTTGAGATCAAGGAGGTGCTAAATAGCCTTGATCGCATGACAATTGAAGTAGCAAACTTCAATGCGAGGCAGAATCAGTTGGAATCTAACAACGAGAAGGCTTTTCGGGAACTGAAAGAAACAATTACAGCTAACCAAGCAACATTCAGAGGGAAGGAGAAGGAATTTGACAAACAGGACCTGTATTCCCCAACGGAAGGGCCTATCAACATTTCAGGTATGGGTAATCAGATCCATTTACAATAGTCAAGTTCTAGTGATTGGAGTAACAGGACAATAGGATCACAACCATCTAGCTCACCAATTTATATACCACAAAACTCTACTGCTCCGACCCAGTTTGATTTTCCATTCAATTCTCTGTCAACACCATTAACACAAGCTTCTCCCACCTATAGTTTTGCCCCAACATCCATACTCATTGGGAAAATTCCTTGATCTCTAAACAACCCTGCTCAGAACCCAAATAATCAGCCCCAAACCCCTAATTTCATGAGTCATGGTTTTCCATAAACTGTGGGGCCTAATAGGAATCCAAACCCAATTGCTAATGTTGTTTTTTCTCCTTATCCTCAGATGTATAACACACCTACCCACTATAATCACCAAACCCCATCCCTTTTGAGGCAGTACAAGGTCACCTTTCCTAGGTTCAATGGCACTGGGTTCCAATACTGGTGGTACCAGGTGGAACAATTTTTCTTTATGGATGAAATTCCACGCCATCAAAAGGTGAAGGTGGCATCTATGCACTTGGATGATTTGGCTCTGCAATGGCATAGGGCTTACATGAGGAGTAAGATGCAGGCTCAATTGCCTCATCCTAGTTGGGAAGAATATGTTTGGGCCTTAACAGATAGGTTTGGTACTGAATTTGATGATCCTATGAGTGAGTTGGTCAGGTTAAAACAAACTGGTGGGGTAGTGGAATTTTAGGAAGCATTTGATAGAGCTATGACTAGGCTGAATTTAGATCCTAGCTATGTTCTCAGTATCTTTTTGGAGAATTTGAAGCCTGCGCTGGGTGATGTTGTTAGGATTTTGAAACCATACTCTCTTCCCCAAGCTTACCATTTAGCTAGGTTATAAGAGTCAAATTTTTTTGAGCAGGCTAAGACTATAAAGAGCACATTATCTCAAACCACTCAGGGAAGCAACAGGTTCCCAGTTAACAACTCTACTTATTCCAAACCTCTATCTAAGCCTACGAATCATTTGCCTAGGGGTGTTGTTCAACCTTTAAATGATAGGTTTAAGAGGAGGAGACTCACACCTGCAGAGTTGGCTGCAAAGAGAGCTAAGGGTTTGTGTTTCCTATATGATGAATTGTTTCAACCTGGGCATGTGTGCAAGGCTAAAGCACAACTCTATCTACTAGAactggaagaagaagaagcaataGAAGAGGTGGAAGAAGAGTTATTTCAAGGAACTGAACATGCTGAAACTTGTGAAATTTCAATTCATGCTCTTCAAGGAACAAGGAGGTATAAAACACTGAGACTTTTGGGGTATTGTCAGAAGAGAGCTTtgaatgtgttttttttttttttatgaagtaaGTTGTTGTATTAAaaaggcatcaagaagatgcgTGAATGATTACAAATCATATGGTTATAACTCCAAATACTgccaaaaaaaaaactagtatGAGCCGGGAGTTAAGAACCAGAAGCAAAAACTCAAGGCTGTTAAGCCACTGAGAGTGAGCTGATAAAATCTAAAAGGGGAATGACatcatttacaggggaaatattGCTCCAACTAAAAAGATTCATCAAACACTTGGGCCTAAGAGAGCAGTTAGGAGCTGAGATCCCATCAAAACATCTTTTGTTCCTTTCTGTCCATATACACCAAAAAATACATGCTGGAATCATCTGCCAGATCTTCTTGATGGACTTGTCCACTTTCCACAAACTCCAACTTTCAACTGCTTGCTTTAGACTGATGGGGGTTGTCCAACTAATTCTAGAAATAGCCAAAAACATAGTCCAAAGATCAGCTGCCACAGGGCAATGCAGTAACAAATGGTTTACAGTCTCTATGTTGTTGTGACACATAAAACACCTGCTCACCATTGTAATGTCTCTCTTCATGAGATTGTCCTGGGTTAAAATAGCATTGTAAAGAGCTGTCCAGGTGAAACATTTAACTTTGGAGGGGAGCTTTGTCTTCCAAACCAGCTTCCAAGGCCATGAAGTTGTCACTCCCTCTGCTGCATTCAACTGGTTGTAGCTTGCTTTTACTGTGAAGATGCCTTTCTCTGAATACCCCCACCTTAAGCTGTCTGGAAGTTGAGGATTCATTGAGTAGTTTGCCAGTAACCTATAAAGATCAGTTAGTTCCTCCAACTCCCAGTCTTGCAAGTTTCTTCTAAGGTGAATATCCCAAATGTTGCCATCTCTATTGTCAGCGATAGATGAGTCAGGTTCTACAGCTAAAAGGAATATTCTGTGGTGAGAGTTTCTGAGGGGTTGATTGGCCACCCACTTGTCTTTCCAGAACTTGACTTTAGAACCATTTCCAACCTTAAAGGATACTTCCCTGAAGAAGTCATACTGAAGattgttgatatgtttccaagGGCCAACACCATGAGGGGCTGTATTCTTTTTGGTGCGCCAATCATCTAGCCTGCCATATTTTGCATTCACCACTTCCTTCCATAAGAGTGTGCCTCTTTGGCCATATCTCCACCACCATTTCAAAAGAAGGCTTTTGTTGTGCTTGCTGAGATCTCTGACTCCCAGACCTCCTTGTTCCTTTGGCATTATGACCTTATCCCATTTGACAAGATGGAATTTATGATCTTCACTGTTTCCTTCCCATAGAAATGCCTTTCTTAGGCCATCCAGCTGCTCCTTTACCTTACAAGGCATTGGAATGAGGGACATCATGTAAGTAGGTATGCTGTCCAATACACTATTGATTAAAGTCAGCCTTCCTCCCATAGATAGATATTGCATATTCCAATTTACCAGGGTTTTCTCCACCTTCTCCACCACTCTATTCCAAACCTCAGTTGCTTTGTAATTTGCACCGAACGGAAGGCCCAGATAAGTCGACGGGAAGGAGCCTATTTCACACCCCAAGATCCCTGCCAAGATATTCAAGTTTGGAACTTCATTGACAGGATAGATCTTGCTCTTCATCATG
Above is a genomic segment from Lycium barbarum isolate Lr01 chromosome 12, ASM1917538v2, whole genome shotgun sequence containing:
- the LOC132623824 gene encoding uncharacterized protein LOC132623824 isoform X2 gives rise to the protein MGKLDTLHIWSLVIMALLIRLFLQTPVKKESVLILPAFGVQLETQYGSGKTVRQFVHISRILKPVLTECVTPVTCYWSLSLIIRGEEELMLVFKELRPPMKMLAPIWKALCAAIECGECTEAIT
- the LOC132623824 gene encoding uncharacterized protein LOC132623824 isoform X1, which codes for MWKLGVRVGDGGGIGNRVGKYTYLHQLGKAPPQAIDAHHIVVQRVSIYASLLFSFLLIHTFSYSTSLSLQGKLDTLHIWSLVIMALLIRLFLQTPVKKESVLILPAFGVQLETQYGSGKTVRQFVHISRILKPVLTECVTPVTCYWSLSLIIRGEEELMLVFKELRPPMKMLAPIWKALCAAIECGECTEAIT
- the LOC132623824 gene encoding uncharacterized protein LOC132623824 isoform X3: MALLIRLFLQTPVKKESVLILPAFGVQLETQYGSGKTVRQFVHISRILKPVLTECVTPVTCYWSLSLIIRGEEELMLVFKELRPPMKMLAPIWKALCAAIECGECTEAIT